ACCCGCCTCACCAGCCACGGCACCTTCTTCATCACAACCCAGACCTACAATCGCCGCCGCCTCTTCCAAACCCCCACCACAGCCCAACTCTTCCTCGAAACCCTCCAGCACTACCGCCGCGAAGGCCATTACAAACTCCACGCCTTCGTCGTCATGCCCGACCACATCCACCTTCTCCTCACCCCAAACGAGATCACCCTCGAGCGCGCCGTCCAACTCATCAAAGGCGGCTTCTCTCGCCGCCTCGCCTGAAAGTTCCCCACCTGGCAACGCGGCTTCACTGACCGCCGAATGCGCAGCCGCGAAGACTTCGAAACCTACCGCGACTACATCCACCACAATCCCGTTCGCTCACGTCTCTGCCAATCCCCAGAGGACTACCCACATTCCTCCGCTTATCGTCCCACCAGCATGATCAGCTGAATTGCCTTCCTGTCTGCGACCACAAAGGCGCCGAACAAAGCAATCCCTAACTCCGCGCATGCAAGATTCCAGCCGTCAAACACAGAAACGTATACTCGCTACACCCATGGAAATCTTCTCCGCGAGTCTTCTGTTCGGTTATCTGCTCGGCTGCGGTTTCGGCATGGGCTGTGCCCTGGCGGTGATGTACTCCATCTTCCGAAGCGGCTACCGCGCTGCCATCGTCGATGTCATGCAAGGCAATAAGAACAAGCGCTATCTGCAGGCAACAGAGTGGGCCAACAAGAAGCTCGCAGGAAAGGTCACGGATCGCGTGTTGTGATCGCCCGAGTGGGCTCCGAAGGCCGGATTCGAGACCACCCTCGATCCACCTTTTTGTCGAGCTCATTTCAACCGATTTATGGATGGCAAAAGAACAGAAGTTTGCGAACCTGACCACAGCAGATAAGTAAACCTCCTTTAAAGCAACGTTTCTCGACGTTGCTTTTTTCTTTTGCCGGCTCCAGGACGCGTGCACAACTCTCGGTGCAAGCGCACCGAAAGGTCCACCCATAAGTCCTGTTTCATGAATATTTTGCGCAAAAACAGGGGGAGGGGGGAGTCATCCCTCATTCATCAATTCAGAATCGCCCGCTCAGTCAGTCAGTACCCGCAGCCGATTCCGCTCAAACACAACGAACAAAACCTTCCGGATCTCGCCGGTAGCGTAGCGATGTACATCCCCGATCTGCGGTAACTTCTTGATGTCGCGCAGACGATCCCGGTGCCACAATCCCGCATCGGATGCGCTTTGCGTCTCCGTGTGCACTCCAAACGCAGACGCCACACCCCTCACAAAATCAGCAAACACTGAGCTCGAAGCGCCCGAGGCGTTGGTCTTCTGTTGTGCCGTCCACGAGCGTTGGTACATCGCCGTCACCCGTCGCTGATGAAAGTCCGCTTCGGAGACAGTAAATCGTGTCACAGCCGTCAAGCGCCTGTCGTGCATGGTGTTCATCAGGGGATCCTCTACCCATTGGATGCCGCGCTGGTCGGAATGGCCCATCTCGCTTCGAAACAGAGTGACCGGATAAGCGTACTGTGGAAGAAGGAGCAATGTCGGCCATGTCTTCCCGGGGGTTCTTCGAAGCGCACATCACGACCCATCAACAGGGTTCCTCCGGAATTGACTACAGAGCCGTACACAGAGAGATGACGGCCCAGGGATTCGAGCGTGTCCTTCAGACCACGGCCCAAATCGCCAACGAAGTTCCAGGAGTCTATCGCCTGTACAACCCCCAACTTACGATGGTGCAAGTCGTGGAGATGATCCGGTTGTCCCTGACCCCATTACGACGCGGCATGGCAGTGCAGGTCGTCAAGATCGACGAGGAGACTCTCCTGAATTTGATTCCACCTGCCCCAGCAGAGACTGCGCCCGGATCAGAGCAATACCTGTCCTCCGGAAATGAGGCCAAAGCCCAGTCTGGCTACCCCGCTTGGAGGCGCCCAAGATAGCCACCTCTGGCCGGTGCCAATCTCCCTCCAACCGACGCACCCTCACCTCTCCCCACGAACCTGCTATGTTCGTCGTGAGTGTCCCCCGTGAGCCGACATCTGCCTGTTCTTCTAGCCGCATTGTCTGCAGTCGCGCACGGCCAATCAGCCCCGCCGCCCCCCACCCTCATCGTCGGCAAGGCCGAGCTCCTGAACACTCTCAAGACCGCCAACCTCAAACCCGGCGACCTCTTCTACCTCCGCACTCTCGGCCCCTGGCAGCAGGGCGACTGCACCATCCCCTCCCACACCACCATCACCGGCCACGTCGAGAGCCTTACCTCCACCACCACCCGCCCCGCCGCTACCATTCTCGCCCTGCGCTTCTCTGAAATCCCTTGCTCCGGCTCGACGTCCGCGCTCATGACGCCGTTGCTCGTCTCCATCAAGGCGCCTGACCCCGACAGCAGCTACAACGCCGGCGCCCCGCAAACTCCGACGCTCTCCGGCATCTTTCCCACGCAGGTCAATGCGGGCCGCACCCAGGCCGGCCCTGCCCGCCAGCCCAACATCCCCACCGGCAACACCGCCGGAGCAAGCCAGGCGCTCGACGCCAACGAAATGAACCAGCTCCACGACGCGCCCGGCAAGCCCATGAAGACCGGCGAAGTCCGCGGCTACCGCGGCATCGCCCTCACCCTCCCGGGCCGCGAAGGCCCCGCCGCCAAGCTCTCTTCCGAGCACAGGATCACCCTCGACCGCGCCGCCGAATTCGCCTTCGCCTACGCTCCCACGCCACCGCCGTCCCCAAGCCCCGACACCACACCCGCCACCGCGGCGCCTCCCGTCACCACCCCGGCTCCCGCCACCCCGCCGCCGCCTCCACCCGCAGAGCCCGCAGAAATCGAAGACGTTTGCGCCTCGTCCGGCTGCAAACAACTCGCCGCAGTCGCTCAAGCCACCTCAGCTCACGCGATCTGGACCCTGCCGCTCGCTGCGCTCGGCTATCAGTCTCGTCCGCAGCAGCGCATCGCCGGCCTCGACCACAGCGCCAGCGTCCACTTCCTCGGCGACGATCAGATCCTCCTCACCTTCACCCGCCACGTCCTGCTGCCGCGCTCTTCCGACAAAGACGCTTGGGCCGTCAACCCCCGCGTCGTGCGCGCCGTCCTCATCTCCCGCGCCGACGGCCGCGTCCTTCGCGTCAACGATTGGACCGTCTCCGACGACATTGCCCCCTTCGTCTGGGGCCTTAGCAACGGCGTCGTCATCGCCCACGTCGGTCACGATCTCGTCCGCTTCGGCCCAGGTCTCACCATCCAGCGACGCTTCCGGCTGCCCGGCCCGCTCCTCTTCCTCAGCGCCTCTCCCAGCGGAAATCTTCTCCTCGTCGCAACTGTCCACGAGAAGCACACCGAGAAGGAGCACGCCCAGATCGCCTCTTTCGTCGGTCCCGACGTGCCCATCGACGAGGAGTACGATCTCACCGGCCTGGACGCCGCCTTCCACGTCACAGGCGCCAAGCGTGTGACCGTTCCGCCTCTGCGCCCCGCTCTTCTCCAGGCCTCCATCGTCAGGGTCCAGCCCGGCGCTCGGCCCGCGCACACAACCGATTGGCTCCTCGAAGAAAACTCCTGGGAAGGCCACAGCAAGCCCCTGGCTCACTTCCGCTCCATCTGTCCGCTGCAGGTCCAATCCTTCCCCGGAGATCTCCTCTTCGTCCAGGGTTGTTCGCCCCTCGAGGCCCGCACCACCTGGTATCGCGTCCTCAACGCCCGCGGAGCCACGCTCTTCAAAGGCTCCGGACCCTACAGCGACTTCATTCAGCAGACCGAGAGCACCGACGACGGCCGCCTCTTCGCCATCGCCTCCTCCCACTTCAACCGCCCCGTCGACCGCACCACACCCCTGCTCACCGGAGACTTCACCAACCTCACCGTCACCATCTACGACTCCACCACAGGCAAACAATTCTTCGCCGCGCATCTCCCGCAAGGCTCCGCGCAGGAGGACACCTTCTCCCTCGCGCCATCAGGCTCCGCTCTCGCCGTCCTGACCTCCGCCTCGCTCCAGCTCTTTCCTCTGCCTGCCGCCACAAAGAAGTAGTCCTGCGCGGACAGCGAGCGGTGCAATGAGCAGGGCTTATTATTGAACCGAACTCCAATCATTGCGAATGACTACTGCTGCGAAGTGCTTTGTGGCCTATCCCTCTGACTTGCCGGGTAAGGGAGAGTCAATAGAAACAGCCATCGATGAGATCAACAACGGAGGTGTCGCTCTACTTAAGAGCTGGACCTCCTTGGCGGTTACAGGAAGACCAATCATTGCAAGCATCTGCGAGCAGATCAACAACTCAGATATCACGATCGCAGATATTACTAACCTCAATCCAAATGTTCTTTTCGAGTTAGGCTACTCAATCAGCAAACGGAAGCGCCTATGGCTACTCTTCAATCCGAAGGTTTGCGGCGCGAAGGTTCTTTTCGACCAGTTTGGACTGCTGAGCACCACCGGATATGCTGGCTACTCGAATAGCCACGACATAGCAACTAAGTTCTATTCGGACGCCCCATACTCCTCCCCTGCCAAGATTCTTTACGACGAAGCTCTCGGGACGGCGCGCCCAGTCAAAGAGGATGCGCTGCTATACATAAAGCCCACCATTCCAACCGAGCCGGTGGTGAGAATTGCGCGGCGCGTCGTCGATGGTCCTATTCCCCAGGTCATAGACGATCCGCAGGAAATCGG
The genomic region above belongs to Acidobacteriaceae bacterium and contains:
- a CDS encoding transposase yields the protein MGKPTRLTSHGTFFITTQTYNRRRLFQTPTTAQLFLETLQHYRREGHYKLHAFVVMPDHIHLLLTPNEITLERAVQLIKGGFSRRLA